The Lactuca sativa cultivar Salinas chromosome 2, Lsat_Salinas_v11, whole genome shotgun sequence genome includes a window with the following:
- the LOC111912617 gene encoding F-box protein At5g07610, protein MKTNIKQFRKAKVGTEDDEEHKVMLSSADLTSHDDILTEILLRLPIRSLLRSKCVSKHWRLLISNHRFAQLRNPNPNTPCGLFLQRIGNATPEYDFVPLDREKHVKPPFKTLNFHGNVSNSGIIALHSSNGLMLCHSLHEYFRNTSKEIVYHAMYYVYNPTINQVATLPKLEGCDWFQRRPCGMTLAFDPVKSPHYKVICVRGYLWSDHLYSIEIYSSENRSWKMSGKPFANQIDTEFTGGVYWNDAVHWINKKGYIFYLKINEDLLDQIPTPTVRAGWNVKRHCYPLVESRDGLLFIDIFPPLSFKFDVHEMNRDYSGWTVKYHVDLNEVMTKFPQTSEMTSLNLLTFFRPFQSFVIHCLILGEKEEDAFLVLEVPGKAIRYNIVLKTCEELCDFELSRPFRLSVADDGFSKVGRWPGAFQFCESLSHV, encoded by the coding sequence ATGAAGACGAATATAAAGCAGTTTCGTAAGGCCAAGGTAGGCACCGAAGATGATGAAGAGCACAAAGTCATGTTATCATCAGCCGATTTAACTTCTCACGACGATATTTTGACGGAAATCTTGCTACGATTACCTATTCGATCACTCCTCCGATCAAAATGCGTGTCTAAACATTGGCGTTTACTCATTTCAAACCATCGTTTCGCTCAGcttcgaaaccctaaccctaatactCCTTGCGGTTTGTTTCTTCAACGAATTGGTAATGCTACTCCGGAGTATGACTTCGTTCCGTTGGATCGTGAAAAACATGTTAAACCTCCTTTCAAAACCCTGAATTTCCATGGGAATGTATCTAATTCAGGTATAATTGCTCTGCATTCTTCCAATGGTTTAATGCTCTGTCACAGCTTGCATGAATATTTTCGCAacacttcaaaagaaattgtGTACCATGCTATGTATTACGTTTACAATCCAACAATCAATCAAGTCGCCACCCTTCCGAAACTTGAAGGCTGTGATTGGTTTCAAAGGCGACCTTGTGGTATGACATTAGCTTTTGATCCTGTGAAATCTCCTCACTATAAAGTGATATGTGTTCGTGGATATCTATGGAGTGATCATCTTTACAGTATTGAGATTTACTCATCAGAAAACAGGAGTTGGAAGATGTCTGGAAAACCTTTCGCCAATCAGATTGATACAGAGTTTACAGGTGGAGTTTATTGGAATGATGCAGTTCACTGGATCAACAAGAAAGGGTATATCTTCTATCTAAAGATCAATGAGGATCTCCTAGATCAAATTCCTACTCCTACTGTTCGTGCTGGCTGGAATGTTAAGAGGCATTGTTACCCTCTAGTCGAATCCCGTGATGGCTTGCTGTTCATTGACATATTTCCTCCATTGAGTTTCAAGTTTGATGTTCATGAGATGAATAGAGACTATTCAGGGTGGACAGTGAAGTACCATGTTGATCTTAATGAAGTAATGACCAAATTCCCACAAACGAGTGAGATGACATCATTGAATCTCCTTACTTTTTTCAGACCCTTTCAGTCGTTTGTAATACATTGTCTTATTTtgggagaaaaagaagaagatgcgTTCTTGGTGTTGGAAGTCCCTGGGAAGGCTATAAGATACAATATAGTGTTAAAGACTTGTGAGGAGCTTTGTGATTTTGAATTATCTCGGCCTTTCAGATTATCTGTTGCAGATGATGGCTTTTCAAAAGTAGGCAGATGGCCAGGTGCTTTTCAATTCTGCGAGTCTCTTTCTCATGTCTAA